The Pongo abelii isolate AG06213 chromosome 20, NHGRI_mPonAbe1-v2.0_pri, whole genome shotgun sequence genome window below encodes:
- the LOC100448802 gene encoding LOW QUALITY PROTEIN: olfactory receptor 10H3-like (The sequence of the model RefSeq protein was modified relative to this genomic sequence to represent the inferred CDS: inserted 1 base in 1 codon): MEDTVSLPGQNYSTISEFILFGFSDFPQQLLPILFLLYLLMFLFTLLGNLLIITTIWIEHRLHTPMYLFLCALSISEILFTVAITPRMLADLLSTHRSVTFVACASQMFFSFTFGFTHSFLLMVMGYDHYVAICHPLRYSVLMSPCDCAHLVAWTWAGSSVMGMMVTMIVFHLTFCGSNVIHHNFACRVLSLLKLACGNKTSSVIMGLMLVCVTALISCLLLIILSYVFIVAATLRIPSAEGRHKTFCTGVSHLTLVVVHYSFASLIYLKPKGLHSMYSDALMATIYTVFTPFLSPIIFALRNKELKKAINKNFXRKCCPLSP; encoded by the exons ATACAGTATCCTTGCCTGGTCAGAACTACAGCACCATATCTGAATTTATCCTCTTTGGCTTCTCAGACTTCCCCCAGCAGCTCCTGCCCATCTTGTTCTTGCTGTACCTCCTGATGTTCCTGTTCACATTGCTTGGCAACCTTCTCATCATAACCACAATCTGGATTGAACACAGACTGCACACACCCATGTACCTCTTCTTGTGTGCCCTCTCCATCTCTGAGATTCTGTTCACTGTTGCCATCACCCCTCGCATGCTGGCTGATCTGCTCTCCACCCATCGTTCCGTCACCTTTGTGGCTTGTGCCAGTCAGATGTTCTTCTCCTTCACGTTTGGCTTCACTCACTCCTTCCTTCTCATGGTCATGGGCTATGATCACTATGTGGCCATCTGCCACCCACTGCGTTACAGCGTGCTCATGAGCCCCTGTGACTGTGCCCATCTTGTGGCCTGGACCTGGGCTGGTAGCTCAGTCATGGGGATGATGGTGACGATGATAGTTTTTCACCTCACTTTCTGTGGGTCTAACGTGATCCACCATAATTTTGCCTGTCGTGTGCTTTCCCTCTTGAAGTTGGCCTGTGGGAACAAGACATCATCTGTCATCATGGGTTTGATGCTGGTGTGTGTCACAGCCCTGATAAGCTGTTTACTCCTCATCATCCTCTCCTATGTCTTCATTGTGGCTGCCACTTTGAGGATTCCTTCTGCTGAGGGCCGGCACAAGACTTTCTGCACGGGTGTATCCCACCTCACTTTGGTGGTCGTGCACTATAGTTTTGCCTCCCTTATCTACCTCAAGCCCAAGGGCCTCCATTCTATGTACAGTGACGCCTTGATGGCTACCATCTATACTGTCTTCACCCCCTTCCTTAGCCCAATCATTTTCGCTCTAAGGAACAAGGAGCTGAAGAAGGccataaataaaaact acagGAAATGCTGTCCTTTAAGCCCTTGA